The Mammaliicoccus sciuri genome window below encodes:
- a CDS encoding DUF3892 domain-containing protein, protein MKYRITHIRLSDSFGSNTEKITHVKIANTTIESVKDMVNYLDKSIKYFYTKSNGSEAEVESVHPLDRDPYIRTKDNDSISDNLLNFPKFS, encoded by the coding sequence ATGAAATATCGAATTACACACATTAGGTTAAGTGATAGCTTCGGAAGTAATACTGAAAAAATAACTCATGTAAAAATTGCTAACACTACAATCGAATCTGTAAAAGATATGGTAAATTATCTAGATAAAAGCATTAAATACTTTTATACAAAATCTAACGGTTCAGAAGCTGAAGTAGAATCAGTTCATCCTTTAGACAGAGATCCTTATATTCGTACAAAAGATAATGATTCTATTTCTGATAATTTATTAAATTTTCCAAAATTTAGTTAA
- a CDS encoding helix-turn-helix domain-containing protein yields the protein MTKYSDEFKLKVVRDYLDGHYGYRKLAKKYNIPDKIIIRTWVKAFQSFGVDGIKKKQKKTVYSVTFKINVLNYMKRTGDSFQDTAIKFGLNTPSIIVRWKKIYDKEGVEGLEKPKGRPPMKKKKQKKSNQNLSREKELELENENLRLENAYLKKLNAFRENPSAFLEKHKQQWHSNSKKKDSN from the coding sequence ATGACAAAATATAGTGATGAATTTAAGTTGAAAGTTGTAAGAGATTATCTAGATGGCCATTATGGTTATCGAAAATTAGCTAAAAAATATAATATACCTGATAAAATTATTATACGAACATGGGTAAAAGCCTTTCAATCATTCGGTGTAGATGGCATTAAAAAGAAACAGAAAAAGACAGTTTATTCTGTTACATTCAAAATAAATGTATTAAACTATATGAAAAGAACAGGCGATTCCTTCCAAGATACAGCGATTAAATTTGGCCTAAATACCCCATCTATTATTGTGCGATGGAAAAAGATATATGACAAAGAAGGTGTGGAAGGACTCGAAAAGCCGAAAGGACGACCTCCCATGAAAAAGAAGAAACAGAAGAAATCTAATCAAAACCTATCACGAGAAAAAGAGTTAGAGCTAGAAAATGAAAATCTTCGATTAGAGAATGCTTATTTAAAAAAGTTGAACGCTTTTCGAGAGAATCCGAGTGCCTTTCTAGAAAAGCACAAGCAGCAGTGGCATTCGAACTCAAAGAAGAAGGATTCAAATTAA
- a CDS encoding IS3 family transposase: MAFELKEEGFKLKDILVKVGIPEATYHYHAKQLQKEDLDKGWKKKIIELFQKHNGKYGYRRIYLALRNQGYLINHKKVQRIMRELGLKCQKFTRKSRYQSYKGTVGKVAENRLNRRFHTSIRLQKLVTDITEFKCAEEQKLYLSPIMDLYNGEIISYGISRRPTLDLVLQSLDKAVTIIKHEAPYRTTIHSDQGWHYQHNAWIRRLSEQRIYQSMSRKATCADNASMENFFGIMKQEMYHGEELVNYETLKRRIEDYIYWYNNERLKLKLAGRSSVQYRTQSSQLIA, encoded by the coding sequence GTGGCATTCGAACTCAAAGAAGAAGGATTCAAATTAAAAGATATCTTAGTAAAGGTTGGTATACCAGAAGCAACCTATCATTACCATGCCAAACAATTACAAAAGGAAGATTTAGATAAAGGTTGGAAGAAAAAGATCATTGAACTTTTTCAAAAACACAACGGTAAATACGGCTATCGTCGTATATATTTAGCTTTGAGAAATCAAGGTTATCTCATTAACCATAAGAAAGTACAACGAATTATGCGAGAACTAGGATTAAAATGTCAAAAATTCACACGTAAATCACGCTATCAATCATACAAAGGTACAGTTGGTAAAGTGGCTGAAAATCGCTTGAATCGTAGATTCCATACATCTATTCGACTTCAAAAATTAGTGACAGATATCACTGAATTTAAATGTGCTGAAGAACAAAAATTATATCTCAGCCCTATTATGGATTTATACAATGGGGAAATCATTTCTTATGGTATATCCAGAAGACCAACATTAGACTTAGTACTTCAATCATTGGATAAAGCAGTTACAATCATTAAGCATGAAGCACCATATCGTACGACGATACATTCTGATCAAGGTTGGCATTATCAGCATAATGCATGGATTAGAAGATTATCGGAACAAAGGATTTATCAAAGTATGTCACGTAAAGCGACGTGTGCGGATAATGCTTCTATGGAGAATTTCTTTGGCATCATGAAGCAGGAAATGTATCATGGAGAAGAACTTGTTAACTATGAAACATTAAAAAGAAGAATTGAGGATTACATCTATTGGTATAACAATGAACGTTTGAAATTAAAATTGGCTGGACGAAGTTCAGTACAATACCGAACTCAATCCAGCCAATTAATAGCATAA
- a CDS encoding YopX family protein: protein MITKYRFYNIKLNKIYEVVGIDFLNEQVECILPEMNDDIANWDFNVGVLMQSTGLKDKNGKEIYEGYIVKFKNPYDKRFSAIGVVVWREDKACFGIDMEGTTEQFELYRITAENYLTVLGNIYQDEHLLGEE from the coding sequence ATGATAACAAAGTATAGATTTTATAATATAAAATTAAACAAAATTTACGAAGTGGTAGGTATAGATTTCTTAAATGAACAAGTAGAATGTATTCTTCCAGAAATGAATGACGACATTGCCAACTGGGACTTTAATGTAGGAGTATTAATGCAATCAACCGGACTTAAAGATAAAAATGGTAAGGAAATTTATGAGGGGTATATTGTTAAATTTAAAAATCCTTATGATAAAAGATTCTCTGCAATAGGAGTTGTAGTTTGGCGTGAAGATAAAGCTTGTTTTGGGATAGATATGGAAGGAACGACAGAACAATTCGAACTTTATCGTATTACAGCAGAAAATTATTTAACTGTATTAGGAAATATATATCAAGATGAACACTTACTGGGGGAGGAATAA
- a CDS encoding single-stranded DNA-binding protein, translated as MINSVTLVGRLTKNPEIRTTPSGVEVGNFTLAVNRTFTNQQGERDADFINCIVFRKQALNVNRYLSKGKLAGIVGRLQTRSYENKEGQKVFVTEVVCDNVQFLEPKDRQNGSNSYQNGMSYQKGNNYIPNNQNVQQGQNKAKYDQQNNPFNNGNDLNDDDLPF; from the coding sequence ATGATCAATTCTGTAACCCTTGTTGGGCGCCTTACAAAAAATCCTGAAATTAGAACTACTCCGAGTGGCGTTGAAGTAGGAAACTTCACTTTAGCAGTCAATCGAACGTTTACTAATCAGCAAGGTGAGCGAGACGCTGACTTCATAAATTGCATTGTATTTAGAAAACAAGCATTAAACGTTAATCGATATTTATCTAAAGGTAAGTTAGCAGGGATAGTTGGACGACTTCAAACGAGAAGTTATGAAAACAAAGAAGGGCAAAAAGTATTTGTCACTGAAGTTGTTTGCGATAACGTTCAATTCCTAGAGCCTAAAGATAGACAAAATGGCTCAAATTCATATCAAAATGGAATGAGTTATCAAAAGGGTAACAACTATATCCCAAATAACCAAAACGTCCAACAGGGGCAAAATAAAGCGAAATATGACCAACAAAATAATCCATTCAACAATGGCAATGATTTAAATGACGATGATTTACCTTTTTAA
- a CDS encoding DnaD domain protein has protein sequence MATFRVYKESGNFVTVHKEFIHDDTISWKAKGILLYLLSRPDDWQVYETELVKHTSDGLSSLKSGIKELEEIGYIRRTRKRDDKGRLKEYEYSVFEHPTHMRLSNVGKSNVGKTYVGESNTTNNNSTNNDLTNNNNTKNDSSSKQSPFDFYQANGFGVLKPYIADQISAWIDDFKEYGNEIVIAAMKEAVNNNVITWNYVNSILKSWHNDGIKTLDDISARSNKRSKQEKISDEDNPYLKYMNN, from the coding sequence ATGGCAACATTTCGAGTTTATAAAGAGTCAGGTAATTTTGTAACTGTTCATAAAGAATTTATACACGACGATACAATCAGTTGGAAAGCTAAAGGAATATTATTGTATTTACTTAGCCGTCCAGATGATTGGCAAGTATATGAAACTGAATTAGTAAAACATACTAGTGATGGGCTGAGTAGTTTAAAAAGTGGCATAAAAGAGCTTGAAGAAATTGGTTATATACGAAGAACGAGGAAACGTGACGATAAGGGGCGTTTAAAAGAATATGAGTATTCAGTTTTTGAACATCCAACCCACATGCGATTATCCAACGTAGGAAAATCCAACGTAGGAAAAACCTACGTAGGAGAATCGAACACTACTAATAATAATAGTACTAATAATGATTTAACTAATAATAACAATACTAAGAATGACAGTAGTAGTAAGCAGTCGCCGTTTGACTTTTACCAAGCTAATGGTTTTGGCGTACTTAAGCCATATATTGCAGATCAAATTAGTGCTTGGATAGATGACTTCAAAGAATACGGAAATGAAATAGTTATCGCAGCTATGAAAGAAGCAGTAAACAATAACGTAATAACTTGGAACTATGTTAACTCAATACTTAAATCATGGCATAACGATGGCATTAAAACATTGGATGATATTTCAGCAAGAAGTAACAAACGAAGTAAGCAAGAAAAGATATCTGATGAAGACAATCCATATCTTAAATATATGAATAATTGA
- a CDS encoding DegV family protein: protein MKLAWLIDTTTYIDQNMDDKDLFVVSLSTIINDKPYKDSEFESSKLFFDMLKENGNGAKTAQPTPQDFIETYEQIQEGGYTHVIAVHPSSTLSGTYASSLSTAQSFPMEIHVIDSGTGSFPQKELVEYGRKLYDEDYSFEEIVNKLEEVKHTSELYLLPRNLQQIKNSGRVSNSKYLLSSLLHIKLLLKLENSTIDLELKSRGNKKIEAYLITHIKEIIDKGVTNIGVLHAGNEQEAHVWKERILTLNKDVNVYVEPLVPVASVHTGYGTIGIGWIQTQ, encoded by the coding sequence ATGAAATTAGCGTGGTTAATTGATACAACAACTTATATTGATCAAAATATGGATGATAAAGATTTATTTGTCGTTTCTTTATCTACAATTATTAATGACAAACCTTATAAGGATTCAGAATTTGAAAGTTCAAAGTTATTTTTTGATATGTTAAAAGAAAATGGTAATGGTGCTAAAACGGCTCAACCTACACCTCAAGATTTTATTGAGACGTATGAGCAAATACAAGAAGGAGGTTATACGCATGTTATTGCGGTTCATCCTTCTAGTACTTTATCTGGCACATACGCATCATCGCTATCAACTGCACAATCGTTCCCTATGGAAATTCATGTAATTGATAGTGGTACAGGTAGCTTTCCTCAAAAAGAATTAGTCGAGTATGGTAGAAAACTTTATGACGAGGACTATTCATTTGAAGAAATCGTTAATAAGTTAGAAGAAGTTAAGCATACAAGTGAATTATATTTGTTGCCACGAAACTTACAACAAATAAAGAATAGTGGAAGAGTATCGAACAGCAAATATTTATTAAGTAGTTTACTTCATATTAAATTACTATTGAAATTAGAGAATAGTACAATCGACTTAGAACTTAAGTCTAGAGGCAATAAGAAAATAGAAGCTTATTTAATCACACATATTAAAGAAATTATTGATAAAGGTGTTACAAACATTGGTGTGTTACATGCAGGAAATGAGCAAGAAGCACATGTATGGAAAGAGCGCATTTTAACTTTAAATAAAGATGTTAATGTATATGTCGAACCGTTAGTTCCAGTAGCATCTGTCCATACAGGATATGGCACGATTGGAATAGGTTGGATACAAACTCAATAA
- a CDS encoding YqaJ viral recombinase family protein: MGQISERILQEDVSTKDMSRKEWLKLRQTGIGGSDAGTILGINKWKSPIQLYFEKTQPELKQEIDNELY, translated from the coding sequence ATGGGACAAATATCAGAAAGAATTTTACAAGAAGATGTTAGTACAAAAGATATGAGCAGAAAAGAATGGTTGAAGCTTAGGCAAACTGGAATTGGTGGTTCAGACGCAGGAACTATTCTTGGTATTAATAAATGGAAATCGCCAATTCAATTATATTTTGAGAAAACTCAACCAGAACTTAAACAAGAAATTGATAACGAATTATATTGA
- a CDS encoding IS3 family transposase codes for MKELNETYNIRLSILFKVAQIAKSVYYYWINKFSKADKDETLIQVIKEICEESNHTYGYRRVTQALRNRGLIVNHKKVLRIMKEHNLTCTKFTHRGRKYRSFKGKVGKVAQNILNRRFKTSLPFQKVVTDITEFKLMNGQKLYLSPFMDLYSSEIISFKISSRPTLDIVINPLKEMIKRRPNLDHRLTIHSDQGWHYQHSQYTRLLKDHKIFQSMSRKGNCLDNSVMENFFGLLKQEMYYGQEFKDFQDLEQAIHRYIDFYNNERIKSKLKGLSPKNYRRQTFEIIY; via the coding sequence ATTAAGGAACTAAATGAAACATATAATATACGATTAAGTATCTTATTTAAAGTCGCTCAAATAGCTAAATCTGTATACTATTATTGGATAAATAAATTTAGTAAAGCTGATAAAGATGAAACATTGATTCAAGTAATAAAAGAAATATGTGAAGAATCAAACCATACCTATGGTTATCGTCGTGTTACACAAGCACTAAGAAATAGAGGTCTTATCGTAAATCATAAAAAAGTACTAAGAATTATGAAAGAACATAATCTAACTTGTACAAAGTTCACACATAGAGGTCGTAAGTATCGTTCCTTTAAAGGTAAAGTTGGTAAAGTAGCTCAAAATATATTAAATCGTAGATTTAAAACAAGTCTCCCATTTCAAAAAGTCGTAACAGATATTACAGAGTTCAAATTAATGAATGGTCAGAAATTATATTTATCACCTTTTATGGACTTATATAGTTCAGAGATTATCAGCTTTAAAATCTCAAGTCGTCCTACATTAGATATAGTCATCAATCCATTAAAAGAAATGATAAAGCGTCGTCCAAACCTAGATCATCGTTTAACGATTCATTCAGATCAAGGCTGGCATTATCAACATTCACAATACACTAGATTATTAAAAGACCATAAAATATTTCAGAGTATGTCTAGAAAAGGTAATTGTCTAGATAATTCAGTTATGGAAAACTTTTTTGGGTTACTTAAACAAGAAATGTATTATGGCCAAGAATTTAAAGATTTTCAGGACCTTGAACAAGCTATTCATCGATATATCGATTTTTATAATAACGAAAGAATCAAATCAAAATTAAAAGGCTTATCTCCCAAAAATTACAGGAGACAAACCTTTGAAATAATATACTAA
- a CDS encoding YqaJ viral recombinase family nuclease, whose protein sequence is MITNYIDWGNVLEDVVAKEFTERTGKKVRKVNKMFRHPKYNFMLANIDRAVVGEKAVLECKTTSEYNKEAWKEDEIPDSYIAQVQHYMAVTGYEKGYIAVLIGGNKFIWKEIERDEELINIIIQEEKYFWENYILGDDIPPVDGSAATTEFMKFKYQDSVETQAVLDKNDEMIIKALNQIKEEEKELKEQKAKYENQIKNKLGENQFGISQNYQVSWKPQKPSRFDRKKFKEEYPELDEQYTRTTESRVMRIKEVKG, encoded by the coding sequence TTGATAACGAATTATATTGATTGGGGCAATGTTCTTGAAGATGTAGTTGCTAAAGAATTCACTGAAAGAACTGGTAAAAAAGTTAGAAAAGTAAACAAGATGTTTAGACATCCAAAATATAATTTTATGCTAGCAAATATTGATCGAGCAGTAGTTGGAGAAAAAGCTGTATTAGAATGCAAAACAACATCTGAGTATAACAAGGAAGCTTGGAAAGAGGATGAAATACCGGACAGTTATATAGCTCAAGTACAACATTATATGGCGGTAACAGGTTATGAAAAAGGCTATATTGCAGTATTAATTGGTGGTAATAAATTTATTTGGAAAGAAATAGAACGAGATGAGGAGTTAATTAATATCATCATTCAAGAAGAAAAATATTTTTGGGAAAATTATATCTTGGGTGACGATATACCACCAGTAGACGGTAGTGCTGCAACAACAGAATTTATGAAATTTAAATATCAAGATAGTGTTGAAACTCAAGCAGTTTTAGATAAAAACGATGAAATGATAATAAAAGCACTTAATCAAATTAAAGAAGAAGAAAAAGAGTTAAAGGAACAAAAAGCTAAATATGAAAATCAAATAAAAAATAAGTTAGGAGAAAATCAATTTGGTATTTCACAGAATTACCAAGTTTCATGGAAACCTCAAAAACCATCTAGGTTTGATAGAAAGAAATTTAAAGAAGAATATCCTGAGCTTGACGAACAATACACTAGAACAACAGAAAGTAGAGTTATGAGAATAAAAGAAGTTAAAGGCTAG
- a CDS encoding ATP-binding protein, which yields MNDLFNPKLANKLEHKTQPKLIKKARCEKCGREYEEYQFKSGYSIKLGCDCEMIEHGKEMSRNFKYQQKQKEVNRILKFSSENEETKSATFEGFIPENESQEKAKALCKRYAESFTLENKQSLLLQGSFGLGKSHLAMSILKEVKDKNYSVLFINLSELISKFRSTFDKNSEYSESDLERAISQVDLMVFDDYGMNVTDYGMSKLFQIAESRVGKHNIITTNLSVKELTKTKDQQRLFSRLMSNTTGITLEGDDYRMKGFRSLK from the coding sequence ATGAATGACTTATTTAATCCTAAATTAGCAAATAAATTAGAACATAAAACACAGCCTAAATTAATTAAAAAAGCTAGATGTGAAAAATGTGGTCGAGAATATGAAGAATATCAATTCAAAAGTGGTTATTCAATTAAGTTAGGTTGTGACTGCGAAATGATTGAACATGGTAAAGAAATGTCAAGAAACTTCAAATACCAACAAAAACAAAAAGAAGTTAATCGAATACTTAAATTTTCAAGTGAAAACGAGGAAACAAAGAGCGCAACATTCGAAGGTTTTATTCCTGAAAATGAAAGCCAAGAGAAAGCAAAGGCACTATGCAAGCGATATGCAGAATCATTCACTCTAGAAAATAAACAATCACTGTTATTACAAGGTTCTTTTGGATTAGGTAAATCACATTTAGCAATGTCGATTTTAAAAGAAGTAAAGGACAAGAACTATTCTGTATTATTCATTAACTTATCAGAATTGATATCAAAGTTTAGGTCTACATTTGATAAAAATAGTGAGTATTCAGAATCAGATTTAGAAAGAGCAATAAGTCAAGTTGATTTAATGGTGTTTGATGATTATGGCATGAACGTTACAGATTACGGTATGTCAAAACTATTTCAAATTGCTGAAAGTAGAGTAGGTAAGCACAACATTATAACAACTAATCTATCAGTCAAAGAACTAACGAAAACAAAAGACCAGCAAAGATTATTTAGTCGGTTAATGTCTAACACCACTGGTATTACATTGGAGGGTGATGATTACCGAATGAAAGGGTTTAGAAGTCTAAAGTAA
- a CDS encoding BRO family protein, producing MTNTVQVFENSSFGNLEILTIEGKEWFPAIKVAEILGYSNPHDAINRHTKSKGVVKREVLSNGGIQNKKFIDEGNLYRLITKSKLPQAEQFEEWVFDDVLPALRKTGSYQIKPLTTSEQIQLIAQGNTELDERVTAIEESYPIMHGQAKHIQQLVARKVAEIVRNKFNGYYKETSKKLFAEIYRSIKKIFQVPTYNSIPRGRYEEAVKFIEQWQPSYDTVYQLELNLKEA from the coding sequence ATGACAAACACAGTTCAAGTATTTGAAAATTCAAGTTTTGGAAATTTAGAAATCTTAACAATAGAAGGTAAAGAGTGGTTCCCAGCAATTAAAGTAGCTGAAATTTTAGGTTACTCAAATCCTCATGATGCCATTAACAGACATACTAAATCAAAGGGGGTCGTGAAACGCGAGGTCCTTTCAAATGGTGGTATTCAAAACAAAAAGTTTATTGACGAAGGAAATTTATACAGACTTATTACTAAATCAAAGCTTCCACAAGCAGAACAATTTGAAGAATGGGTGTTTGACGATGTTTTACCAGCATTAAGAAAAACTGGTTCATATCAAATTAAACCTTTAACAACATCTGAACAAATTCAATTGATAGCTCAAGGAAATACAGAATTAGATGAAAGAGTAACTGCTATAGAAGAAAGCTATCCAATAATGCATGGACAAGCAAAACATATTCAACAATTAGTTGCTCGTAAAGTAGCAGAGATCGTTAGGAATAAATTCAATGGATATTACAAAGAAACTTCTAAAAAATTGTTTGCAGAAATTTATAGAAGTATAAAGAAAATTTTCCAAGTACCAACTTATAACAGCATTCCAAGAGGACGTTATGAAGAAGCTGTTAAATTCATTGAACAATGGCAACCGTCCTACGACACAGTATATCAACTAGAACTCAATCTTAAAGAAGCATAA
- a CDS encoding transposase, whose amino-acid sequence MRKKYEFKFKLKLVKEYLEGHQSYRTIALKYGISSWSVLRIWVNQYKEFGEEGLEIKSRNTVYTSEFKLSVLKFRQENMLSYQDTANHFRIINPIIIANWQHQFDEKCRLDIDNKQKGRSHTMTKKRSESDNKNLPLNENEREELERLRNENETLKAGIAYQKKLQALTDIYGSKNQK is encoded by the coding sequence ATGAGGAAAAAATATGAATTTAAATTCAAACTAAAACTTGTAAAAGAATATTTAGAAGGACATCAAAGTTATAGAACAATTGCTTTAAAATATGGTATTTCAAGTTGGTCTGTCCTTCGGATTTGGGTCAATCAATATAAAGAGTTTGGAGAAGAAGGTTTAGAAATAAAAAGTAGAAATACTGTTTATACTAGCGAATTTAAATTATCTGTTTTAAAATTTAGACAAGAAAATATGTTGTCTTATCAAGATACTGCGAATCACTTTAGAATTATTAATCCTATTATCATTGCCAATTGGCAACATCAATTTGATGAAAAGTGTCGTCTTGATATAGATAATAAACAAAAGGGACGATCTCACACTATGACTAAAAAACGATCTGAATCAGATAATAAAAATTTACCTTTAAATGAAAATGAACGTGAAGAACTTGAAAGACTTAGAAATGAAAATGAGACGTTAAAGGCAGGTATAGCTTATCAAAAAAAGTTACAAGCCTTGACCGACATTTACGGAAGCAAAAATCAGAAATAG
- a CDS encoding helix-turn-helix domain-containing protein: MLGSNLKQLRKSKKLTQDEVSKKIGVAKNTYSGYERNIRTPDISIQYKLADLFNVTLDELHGRTTKEPTNIEDDIEVLMFEDKEGWDELPKEKRKQILQELSDLADFYIEKEKRAKDEK; the protein is encoded by the coding sequence TTGTTAGGTTCGAACCTAAAACAATTACGTAAATCTAAAAAACTCACACAAGATGAAGTTTCTAAAAAAATAGGTGTCGCTAAAAATACTTATTCTGGATATGAAAGAAATATAAGAACACCAGATATTTCAATACAATATAAATTAGCTGATCTATTTAACGTTACATTAGATGAATTACACGGTAGAACTACTAAAGAACCAACTAATATTGAAGATGATATTGAAGTGTTAATGTTTGAAGATAAAGAAGGATGGGATGAACTCCCAAAAGAAAAACGCAAACAAATTCTACAAGAATTATCAGACTTAGCTGATTTCTATATAGAAAAAGAAAAACGCGCTAAAGATGAGAAATAG
- a CDS encoding helix-turn-helix transcriptional regulator, translating to MSKLKQIRLQNEMTQKDVANLLNIPKSTYIGYEQGRRKLPVPIAIELGKIYNLNWSIFFDDYVLNTRTFQNT from the coding sequence ATGAGTAAACTCAAACAAATAAGATTGCAAAATGAAATGACTCAAAAAGATGTAGCAAACTTACTTAATATACCTAAATCAACATACATTGGATACGAGCAAGGCAGAAGAAAACTACCAGTTCCAATTGCAATTGAGTTAGGTAAAATCTATAACTTAAACTGGTCTATTTTTTTTGATGACTATGTACTCAATACGAGAACTTTTCAGAACACTTGA
- a CDS encoding recombinase RecT — MATNESIKNQVASRKKNEVQNKSPKTQLNDLLIKMGPEIQRALPKYMDADRMARIAMTAVSSTPKLLECDQMSFIGALMQASQLGVEPNTGLGQAHLIPYAGKVQFQLSYKGLIDLATRSGQYKAIYSHEVYPNDEFNYQYGLFKNLEHVPSQEPEGEPIGYYAVYHLKNGGYDFVYWTRERVDKHAKEFSQAVQKGWTSPWKTNYDAMAKKTVLKEVLKYAPKSIEMNKAVNSDSTIKNEIDEDMSTVIDITDYEELNEQQEESKEDSK, encoded by the coding sequence ATGGCAACTAACGAATCAATTAAAAATCAAGTAGCAAGTAGAAAGAAAAATGAGGTGCAAAACAAATCACCTAAAACTCAATTGAATGACTTATTAATCAAAATGGGTCCAGAGATACAAAGAGCACTTCCTAAATATATGGATGCTGACAGAATGGCGCGTATCGCTATGACCGCAGTTAGTTCAACACCTAAATTACTTGAATGCGATCAAATGAGTTTTATTGGTGCTCTTATGCAAGCATCACAACTTGGTGTTGAACCAAATACAGGATTAGGACAAGCACATTTAATACCATACGCTGGCAAAGTTCAATTCCAACTTAGTTATAAAGGGTTAATTGATTTAGCAACAAGAAGTGGTCAATACAAGGCTATATATTCACACGAAGTATATCCAAATGACGAGTTTAATTATCAATACGGACTATTTAAAAATCTTGAACATGTACCGTCACAAGAGCCAGAAGGAGAACCAATTGGATATTATGCTGTATATCATCTTAAAAATGGTGGATATGACTTTGTTTATTGGACTAGAGAACGCGTTGATAAACATGCTAAAGAATTTAGTCAAGCAGTCCAAAAAGGATGGACATCACCATGGAAAACAAATTATGACGCAATGGCTAAGAAAACAGTTCTGAAGGAAGTATTAAAGTATGCTCCAAAATCAATTGAAATGAATAAAGCTGTTAATTCTGATAGCACTATTAAAAATGAAATTGATGAAGATATGTCAACTGTCATTGATATTACAGATTATGAAGAGCTAAATGAGCAACAAGAAGAAAGCAAAGAAGATAGTAAATAA
- a CDS encoding Panacea domain-containing protein, with protein sequence MADVKDVANYLIYSYELKTGTKFENNELKLQKLIYFAQRESLALTGEVLFNDRIEGWKFGPVIPKLSYYLDEMYEPSDTDKLNDTEKYVINNVISQYGMYSGWYLRELSHHEKCVLNPKI encoded by the coding sequence ATGGCAGATGTAAAAGATGTTGCTAATTACCTTATATACTCATATGAACTTAAAACTGGTACTAAGTTTGAAAATAACGAATTAAAACTGCAAAAGTTAATTTATTTTGCACAAAGAGAGTCTTTAGCATTAACGGGTGAGGTTCTTTTTAATGACAGAATCGAAGGGTGGAAATTTGGTCCGGTTATACCTAAATTAAGCTATTATTTAGATGAAATGTATGAACCAAGCGATACTGATAAATTAAATGATACTGAAAAATATGTAATTAATAATGTTATCTCTCAATATGGCATGTATTCTGGTTGGTATCTAAGAGAACTATCCCATCATGAAAAATGTGTACTGAACCCAAAAATCTAA
- a CDS encoding DUF771 domain-containing protein produces the protein MPQTIQATINIPPDYVLIKKVEHEQLVERQAIAMTMKEVCEEFQRDRTWVKKNVIDKPYFRRKIEKFSQFPEGKNGQYRFHRRKMLKFIDEYYEEIIERSTE, from the coding sequence ATGCCTCAAACAATTCAAGCAACAATTAATATACCACCCGATTATGTACTGATTAAAAAAGTTGAACATGAACAGTTAGTTGAAAGACAAGCCATAGCAATGACTATGAAAGAAGTTTGTGAAGAATTTCAAAGAGATCGAACATGGGTCAAAAAGAATGTTATAGATAAACCATATTTTAGAAGGAAGATTGAAAAGTTCAGTCAATTCCCTGAAGGAAAAAACGGTCAATACAGATTCCATAGAAGAAAGATGCTTAAATTCATTGATGAATATTATGAAGAAATTATAGAAAGGAGTACTGAATAA